The Tenebrio molitor chromosome 5, icTenMoli1.1, whole genome shotgun sequence genome has a segment encoding these proteins:
- the fws gene encoding conserved oligomeric Golgi complex subunit 5, with amino-acid sequence MDSNNLEPDLIEQIENDEFYKCFLKSGSRNPLPQALTITEQVKKLGEGIELISRELQKQVLEKHDDLLRQGNHATKLENVLNIMNGHVQNLFANAERLRNQITGPYNALETHTKVLGRLHLASHILRQVNRIQQLSKRLANTNDPVQKATILHELEQLASDSDLKDIDAVTSELRNIRAQQQKVVKLATGSLNQGIVNENVAQTTTALQIFINLGTINATLQNTIENSLSECRECLKTAFDSSNVSSGAKVSKGPGRITLTSSQGFRNKMWIEIEKAFAEEIYQNCKQMKFLQTTVNNLTVQNIDSDIASKFWTKLGQLIQSEIKNCASAVQQMLEEDYPKLLKCFYEMFEKLKCGQFVFDRQVLEKCENSYLSSSLTRLLDPAQSMFSGEVEIPSHDQIDSLIRTITSELSVALVEENLSEKICKNVSKSVKMYALKTEQQIETGPEAAQVIGGNANSGQQRNVQYANSLYYFQVQIQRMLSNMKDSLPQSGANIINDSLQVLVNLVGAIIQPIVVSINSTVETIIVTIHLETDWAKLQIPPNKNTVPCSPYMRELTQFITRVYHTYLSNFNNKEVLLAKCSEIAVRCIELLVRHSSLLRPLSQGGRIRLHSDYLHLEHSLKVICPHLSDLGRPYRLLRSMASLVTLTPEEIVASQASESSVPHSTILLLLFSYAGSDLASPHQNTAWSLPKLSVWLDEHPSESDRLDLIAGALQKYENLVRQKNSVNYDPVYPVMSKFLESAVKSLK; translated from the exons atggaCAGTAATAATTTGGAACCTGATTTAATCGAACAGATTGAAAATGACG AATTTTACAAGTGTTTTTTGAAATCTGGTTCGAGAAACCCCTTGCCGCAAGCATTGACGATTACCGAGCAAGTGAAAAAACTCGGCGAAGGAATAGAATTGATCAGTCGTGAGTTGCAGAAACAAGTTTTAGAGAAACATGATGATCTGTTAAGACAAGGCAACCATGCAACTAAATTggagaatgttttaaatattatgAATGGACATGTCCAGAACTTGTTTGCTAATGCTGAAAGGCTCAGAAACCAA ATAACAGGCCCTTATAATGCATTGGAGACTCACACCAAAGTTTTGGGGCGTTTACACCTAGCTAGTCATATTTTAAGACAAGTTAATCGCATCCAGCAGTTAAGTAAAAGACTAGCAAATACTAATGACCCTGTTCAGAAAGCAACCATTTTACATGAATTGG AACAACTTGCTTCTGATTCTGATTTGAAAGACATTGATGCAGTGACTTCAGAATTGAGGAATATAAGGGCCCAGCAACAGAAAGTGGTGAAATTAGCCACTGGGTCACTGAATCAAGGGATTGTTAATGAAAATGTTGCCCAAACAACTACAGCATTGCAG ATTTTCATCAATCTGGGCACCATAAATGCCACATTACAAAATACAATTGAAAATAGTCTGAGTGAGTGTCGTGAATGCCTGAAAACCGCCTTTGACTCGAGCAACGTGTCAAGTGGAGCCAAAGTGAGCAAAGGACCTGGCCGGATAACGCTAACGTCTTCGCAAGGttttagaaataaaatgtGGATTGAAATCGAAAAAGCGTTTGCTGAAGAAATTTATCAAAACTGCAAACAA atgaaatttttgcaaacCACGGTGAATAACTTAACCGTCCAAAACATCGACAGCGACATAGCGTCTAAATTTTGGACAAAGTTGGGCCAGCTGATACAGAGCGAGATCAAAAACTGTGCTTCAGCGGTTCAACAAATGCTAGAGGAAGATTAtccaaaattgttaaaatgtttttatgaaATGTTTGAGAAATTAAAATGCGGTCAGTTTGTTTTTGA TCGGCAAGTGCTCGAGAAATGCGAGAATTCTTACTTGTCCAGCTCGCTAACGCGATTGCTCGATCCAGCTCAGTCGATGTTTAGTGGTGAAGTCGAAATTCCTTCTCACGACCAAATCGATTCCCTAATTAGGACAATTACAAG tgAACTCAGTGTTGCTCTAGTTGAAGAGAACTTGAGCGAAAAAATATGCAAGAACGTCTCTAAATCTGTGAAAATGTACGCGCTTAAAACAGAACAACAAATAGAAACCGGACCTGAAGCGGCTCAAGTCATTG GCGGAAATGCTAACTCAGGTCAACAGAGAAACGTCCAATATGCGAATTCTTTGTATTACTTCCAAGTACAAATCCAGAGGATGTTGTCAAACATGAAGGACAGTCTGCCACAGTCGGGCGCCAACATTATTAACGACAGCCTCCAAGTTCTTGTCAACCTGGTGGGAGCAATAATTCAGCCCATCGTTG TGTCGATAAACTCCACAGTCGAGACGATAATAGTCACCATTCACCTTGAAACGGACTGGGCGAAGCTCCAAATCCCGCCAAACAAAAACACGGTTCCTTGTAGCCCCTACATGCGGGAATTGACGCAATTCATCACGCGAGTCTACCACACCTACTtgtcgaatttcaataataaagAAGTTCTGTTGGCTAA GTGTAGCGAGATTGCCGTCCGGTGCATCGAACTCCTGGTCCGACATTCTTCGCTGTTGCGTCCTTTGTCACAAGGGGGCAGAATTCGCTTGCATTCCGACTATCTCCACCTAGAACATTCCCtcaaagtaatttgtccccaCTTGAGCGACCTGGGACGTCCGTATCGTCTGTTGAGGTCTATGGCATCTCTGGTAACTCTAACACCGGAAGAAATAGTCGCCAGTCAAGCATCGGAGAGCTCAGTGCCCCAcagtacaattttgttgttactTTTTTCATATGCTGGAAGTGATTTGGCCAGTCCTCATCAGAACACGGCTTGGTCTCTTCCGAAGTTGTCGGTGTGGTTGGACGAGCACCCTTCAGAATCGGACAGGTTGGATCTAATCGCTGGGGCACtgcaaaaatatgaaaatctagtgagacaaaaaaattcagtCAATTACGATCCAGTGTATCCTGTAATGTCGAAGTTTCTGGAGAGTGCAGTTAAGAGtcttaaataa
- the mTTF gene encoding transcription termination factor, mitochondrial isoform X1 encodes MAMKIVVGIFRFPTWGKFYTSHNLLESFEPFSSKSRLYAAQVKKPENQAPVYKGTDHEYKTTKKASVQTLEHLLNIKTLNAIAIVSTNKVFQKTSSATFKANYALYVQKSISHDTIVKYPEILTVTDSEKKLQELQKLPYDINTVAVLLMIPLHILIKFVTSELEGGKARSKISVMSSLLQIDDEKSCKCIAEKTFLCSFSVDKMEKNIKTLTEFGVNPQDICNDLWVLKYSEETIKNRLSIAREHNIDTVKTWMVRAQEEHFQNYIQRRSDNKSILGNGSLAEYLAERLECSVEIANYIILKQPALQNKSLKKLKLLIDFLYAEGFKSVHIWRVPKILVHSVETTRKRLQQLEQKGIKIDSLSILTKSQNQFTQCYEALIKSKTKLKSKT; translated from the exons ATG GCTATGAAAATAGTCGTGGGCATATTTCGATTCCCTACATGGGGTAAATTTTATACGTCGCATAATTTACTGGAATCGTTTGAGCCCTTTTCGTCAAAGTCGAGATTATATGCAGCCCAAGTTAAAAAACCTGAGAACCAAGCTCCCGTGTATAAAGGGACTGACCACGAGTATAAAACGACAAAGAAGGCATCAGTACAAACACTCGAACACctattaaacattaaaactttgAACGCAATTGCAATTGTATCAACAAATAAAGTCTTTCAAAAAACTTCCAGTGCCACCTTTAAAGCCAATTATGCATTGTATGTACAAAAGTCTATCAGTCACGACACAATAGTTAAATATCCTGAAATACTGACGGTAACAGATTCAGAAAAGAAATTACAAGAGCTGCAAAAGCTTCCTTATGATATCAACACTGTGGCAGTTCTGCTTATGATCCCTTTacatattttgataaaatttgtaacgAGTGAATTAGAAGGAGGTAAAGCGCGAAGCAAAATAAGTGTGATGTCTTCACTGTTGCAa ATAGATGATGAAAAGTCTTGTAAATGCATTGCTGAGAAAACCTTCCTGTGCTCATTTTCGGTTgataaaatggaaaaaaatataaaaacactgACCGAGTTTGGGGTAAACCCACAAGATATTTGCAACGACTTATGGGTTTTAAAATACAGCGAGGAAACGATAAAAAATCGTTTAAGCATAGCCCGGGAACACAATATTGATACTGTGAAGACGTGGATGGTAAGGGCGCAAGAGGAACACTTCCAAAA TTACATCCAGCGGCGTTCTGACAACAAGTCCATTCTGGGCAACGGCTCGTTAGCGGAATATCTCGCGGAAAGACTGGAGTGTAGTGTCGAAATCGCAAATTACATAATTCTCAAGCAACCAGCATTACAAAACAAGAGTCTTaagaaattgaaattgttgaTTGATTTTTTGTATGCTGAAGGCTTTAAATCTGTTCATATTTGGCGGGTTCCCAAGATTTTGGTCCACAGTGTAGAAACCACGAGGAAGCGACTTCAACAATTAGAACAGAAGGGTATAAAAATTGACAGTCTGTCCATACTGACAAAGAGTCAAAATCAGTTCACGCAATGCTATGAAGCCTTAATTAAAAGTAagactaaattaaaaagtaaaaccTAA
- the mTTF gene encoding transcription termination factor, mitochondrial isoform X2 encodes MKIVVGIFRFPTWGKFYTSHNLLESFEPFSSKSRLYAAQVKKPENQAPVYKGTDHEYKTTKKASVQTLEHLLNIKTLNAIAIVSTNKVFQKTSSATFKANYALYVQKSISHDTIVKYPEILTVTDSEKKLQELQKLPYDINTVAVLLMIPLHILIKFVTSELEGGKARSKISVMSSLLQIDDEKSCKCIAEKTFLCSFSVDKMEKNIKTLTEFGVNPQDICNDLWVLKYSEETIKNRLSIAREHNIDTVKTWMVRAQEEHFQNYIQRRSDNKSILGNGSLAEYLAERLECSVEIANYIILKQPALQNKSLKKLKLLIDFLYAEGFKSVHIWRVPKILVHSVETTRKRLQQLEQKGIKIDSLSILTKSQNQFTQCYEALIKSKTKLKSKT; translated from the exons ATGAAAATAGTCGTGGGCATATTTCGATTCCCTACATGGGGTAAATTTTATACGTCGCATAATTTACTGGAATCGTTTGAGCCCTTTTCGTCAAAGTCGAGATTATATGCAGCCCAAGTTAAAAAACCTGAGAACCAAGCTCCCGTGTATAAAGGGACTGACCACGAGTATAAAACGACAAAGAAGGCATCAGTACAAACACTCGAACACctattaaacattaaaactttgAACGCAATTGCAATTGTATCAACAAATAAAGTCTTTCAAAAAACTTCCAGTGCCACCTTTAAAGCCAATTATGCATTGTATGTACAAAAGTCTATCAGTCACGACACAATAGTTAAATATCCTGAAATACTGACGGTAACAGATTCAGAAAAGAAATTACAAGAGCTGCAAAAGCTTCCTTATGATATCAACACTGTGGCAGTTCTGCTTATGATCCCTTTacatattttgataaaatttgtaacgAGTGAATTAGAAGGAGGTAAAGCGCGAAGCAAAATAAGTGTGATGTCTTCACTGTTGCAa ATAGATGATGAAAAGTCTTGTAAATGCATTGCTGAGAAAACCTTCCTGTGCTCATTTTCGGTTgataaaatggaaaaaaatataaaaacactgACCGAGTTTGGGGTAAACCCACAAGATATTTGCAACGACTTATGGGTTTTAAAATACAGCGAGGAAACGATAAAAAATCGTTTAAGCATAGCCCGGGAACACAATATTGATACTGTGAAGACGTGGATGGTAAGGGCGCAAGAGGAACACTTCCAAAA TTACATCCAGCGGCGTTCTGACAACAAGTCCATTCTGGGCAACGGCTCGTTAGCGGAATATCTCGCGGAAAGACTGGAGTGTAGTGTCGAAATCGCAAATTACATAATTCTCAAGCAACCAGCATTACAAAACAAGAGTCTTaagaaattgaaattgttgaTTGATTTTTTGTATGCTGAAGGCTTTAAATCTGTTCATATTTGGCGGGTTCCCAAGATTTTGGTCCACAGTGTAGAAACCACGAGGAAGCGACTTCAACAATTAGAACAGAAGGGTATAAAAATTGACAGTCTGTCCATACTGACAAAGAGTCAAAATCAGTTCACGCAATGCTATGAAGCCTTAATTAAAAGTAagactaaattaaaaagtaaaaccTAA
- the mTTF gene encoding transcription termination factor, mitochondrial isoform X3: MEKNIKTLTEFGVNPQDICNDLWVLKYSEETIKNRLSIAREHNIDTVKTWMVRAQEEHFQNYIQRRSDNKSILGNGSLAEYLAERLECSVEIANYIILKQPALQNKSLKKLKLLIDFLYAEGFKSVHIWRVPKILVHSVETTRKRLQQLEQKGIKIDSLSILTKSQNQFTQCYEALIKSKTKLKSKT; this comes from the exons atggaaaaaaatataaaaacactgACCGAGTTTGGGGTAAACCCACAAGATATTTGCAACGACTTATGGGTTTTAAAATACAGCGAGGAAACGATAAAAAATCGTTTAAGCATAGCCCGGGAACACAATATTGATACTGTGAAGACGTGGATGGTAAGGGCGCAAGAGGAACACTTCCAAAA TTACATCCAGCGGCGTTCTGACAACAAGTCCATTCTGGGCAACGGCTCGTTAGCGGAATATCTCGCGGAAAGACTGGAGTGTAGTGTCGAAATCGCAAATTACATAATTCTCAAGCAACCAGCATTACAAAACAAGAGTCTTaagaaattgaaattgttgaTTGATTTTTTGTATGCTGAAGGCTTTAAATCTGTTCATATTTGGCGGGTTCCCAAGATTTTGGTCCACAGTGTAGAAACCACGAGGAAGCGACTTCAACAATTAGAACAGAAGGGTATAAAAATTGACAGTCTGTCCATACTGACAAAGAGTCAAAATCAGTTCACGCAATGCTATGAAGCCTTAATTAAAAGTAagactaaattaaaaagtaaaaccTAA
- the l(2)k14505 gene encoding ATP synthase mitochondrial F1 complex assembly factor 2, producing MSKIFLNYFFTNSMHSLHKHAVLTNVSNFVRCYASRKRFYKNTGILRGEGKFEVTLDQRKLKTPKGNPFIVESEPLALAVATEWNSQKGNITRSKMHLTTLCNTVIDNPNNLTKYDMVNYIINYLDTDTVLFQANEQEDLLTLQEKEWDPVIAWFNKRFNVSLVKSRQMDLPPVSQQDKATLGKHLLSYNFATISGFVYGVDTLKSVILTLACIERFVTPEEAVLLSRLEEEYQTGHWGRIEWAHDLNQQELQTRLSAVILFAYFNTQTNKIKAKETQ from the exons atgtcaaaaatatttttgaattattttttcacaaattcaatgCATTCATTACATAAACATGCAGTTTTAACAAATGTGAGCAACTTCGTACGATGTTACG CTAGTCGAAAGCGGTTTTATAAGAACACGGGAATTTTACGTGGTGAAGGAAAATTCGAAGTCACGTTGgatcaaagaaaattaaaaactccAAAAGGAAATCCGTTCATTGTAGAGAGTGAACCTTTGGCCCTAGCAGTTGCTACAGAATGGAACTCGCAAAAAGGAAACATCACACGGAGTAAAATGCACTTA ACTACTTTATGTAATACAGTAATCGATAATCccaataatttaacaaaatatgatatggtaaattatataataaattacttagATACTGACACTGTTCTTTTCCAAGCTAAT GAGCAAGAAGACTTGCTGACATTGCAAGAAAAAGAATGGGATCCTGTTATAGCCTGGTTCAATAAACGCTTCAATGTAAGCTTAGTTAAATCTAGACAAATGGATCTACCTCCTGTTAGCCAACAAGACAAGGCAACTTTAGGTAAACACCTACTGTCCTACAATTTTGCAACCATAAGTG GTTTTGTGTATGGTGTAGACACTCTTAAATCTGTAATACTAACTTTAGCGTGCATCGAACGCTTTGTCACACCTGAAGAAGCTGTCTTATTGTCAAGGTTAGAAGAAGAATATCAAACAGGTCACTGGGGTCGAATTGAATGGGCTCACGATTTAAACCAGCAAGAACTCCAAACGCGTTTATCTGCAGTCATACTGTTTGCATACTTTAATAcccaaacaaataaaataaaagctaAAGAGACTCAATAA